A section of the Bryobacteraceae bacterium genome encodes:
- a CDS encoding transporter translates to MVSPVRGANPFVRPQHSFRYFDTLVVVFVTVLLVSNLIGPKICAIGPFRISGAQLLFPITYIFGDIFTEVYGYAGSRRAIWLGFFGSALMALFGMIVVWLPPAPDFPDQKAFEVVFGFVPRMVAASLLAYWAGEFANSYVLAKMKVWTRGRALWMRTIGSTAVGQLVDSMVVMTVAFAGRESWATIANLIVSGYLGKVLYEAAMTPVTYLVVNTLKRAEGVDVYDVATNFSPFAVGTEGEEFVPLDLPGQPELETGGAD, encoded by the coding sequence ATGGTGTCACCGGTCCGCGGCGCCAACCCCTTCGTTCGCCCCCAGCACTCCTTCCGCTACTTCGACACCCTGGTCGTCGTCTTCGTCACCGTGCTGCTGGTGTCGAACCTGATCGGTCCGAAGATCTGCGCCATCGGGCCCTTCCGCATCAGCGGGGCGCAACTGCTGTTCCCGATCACCTACATCTTCGGCGACATCTTCACTGAGGTCTACGGTTACGCCGGCTCCCGCCGCGCCATCTGGCTCGGTTTTTTCGGCTCGGCGCTGATGGCGCTGTTCGGCATGATCGTCGTTTGGCTGCCGCCGGCACCGGACTTCCCTGATCAGAAGGCCTTTGAAGTGGTCTTCGGGTTTGTGCCCCGCATGGTGGCGGCCAGTCTGCTGGCTTACTGGGCCGGCGAGTTTGCCAACTCGTATGTGCTGGCGAAGATGAAGGTGTGGACCCGCGGCCGCGCCCTCTGGATGCGCACCATCGGCTCGACGGCCGTGGGCCAGCTCGTGGACTCGATGGTGGTGATGACGGTGGCCTTCGCCGGGCGCGAGTCCTGGGCGACGATCGCAAACCTCATCGTCAGTGGCTATCTGGGGAAGGTGCTCTATGAAGCCGCCATGACGCCGGTGACCTACCTGGTCGTCAATACGCTCAAGCGCGCCGAAGGCGTGGACGTCTACGACGTGGCCACGAACTTCAGCCCCTTTGCCGTGGGAACAGAGGGCGAAGAATTCGTCCCCCTGGATCTGCCGGGACAGCCGGAACTGGAGACGGGGGGCGCGGACTGA
- a CDS encoding Xaa-Pro aminopeptidase, which translates to MMTQVRLTEIDWPDFGSASAPPAWRVSRDEYAARLSRLREHMQERGLTHFAVYGDREHFANLQWLTGFDPRFEEALLLVGPEGKPLLLVGNECMNYAPASPPVACGDIRLERYPEFSLPDQPREGGRTLAEIFRELEIDAHSRVGAAGWKPLSPPERLDLPAFIADELRFAAGYENVVNETRLLMGLRQQASPQEIAWFEWTSTLASEGMRRVLRAVRPGALDHDLLVEARYNGVPLGCHMTLKCGNNRASLSSACGERVVRGGRFSCGICYWGANCCRCGWVAESEAELPEAARAYVEEFAGPYFAAMGAWFSALKIGAAGGDLWRAVHERLPREKFGIFLNPGHLIHFEEWLSAPAYEGSVEPLRSGMVIQSDVIPSHPVFYSTRMEDGYLLADAALQNELRRRWPDLIGRCLRRRDFMRDVLGLPVHDEVLPLSNLCGIVPPFLLRPRLVFALS; encoded by the coding sequence ATGATGACGCAGGTCCGCCTGACCGAGATCGACTGGCCCGACTTCGGCTCCGCATCCGCACCGCCGGCGTGGCGCGTCTCCCGCGACGAGTATGCGGCGCGCCTCAGCCGGCTGCGCGAACACATGCAGGAGCGCGGGCTGACGCATTTCGCCGTCTATGGCGACCGCGAGCACTTCGCCAACCTGCAATGGCTCACCGGTTTCGATCCGCGCTTCGAGGAGGCGCTGCTGCTCGTCGGCCCGGAGGGCAAGCCGCTGCTCCTCGTTGGCAACGAATGCATGAACTACGCGCCGGCTTCGCCGCCGGTCGCCTGCGGCGATATCCGGCTCGAGCGCTACCCGGAGTTTTCCCTGCCGGACCAGCCGCGCGAGGGCGGCCGCACGCTGGCCGAGATCTTTCGTGAGCTGGAAATCGACGCGCATTCGCGCGTCGGCGCCGCCGGATGGAAGCCGCTGTCTCCGCCGGAGCGGCTCGACCTGCCCGCCTTCATCGCCGATGAACTGCGCTTTGCCGCCGGCTACGAGAACGTCGTCAACGAAACACGGCTGCTCATGGGGCTGCGTCAACAGGCGTCGCCACAGGAGATCGCCTGGTTTGAGTGGACCTCCACGCTGGCCAGCGAGGGCATGAGGCGAGTTCTGCGCGCCGTGCGGCCTGGCGCGCTCGATCATGATCTGCTCGTCGAGGCACGCTACAACGGCGTTCCGCTGGGCTGCCATATGACGCTGAAGTGCGGCAACAACCGCGCCAGCCTCTCGAGCGCCTGCGGCGAGCGCGTGGTTCGCGGCGGACGCTTCAGTTGCGGCATTTGCTACTGGGGCGCCAACTGCTGCCGCTGCGGCTGGGTGGCAGAGTCCGAGGCGGAGCTGCCAGAGGCGGCGCGGGCCTATGTGGAGGAGTTCGCCGGCCCCTATTTCGCGGCCATGGGCGCGTGGTTTTCGGCTCTGAAGATCGGGGCTGCCGGCGGCGATCTCTGGCGGGCGGTCCATGAACGGCTGCCGCGGGAAAAGTTCGGCATTTTCCTGAATCCCGGCCACCTGATTCACTTCGAGGAATGGCTCTCGGCGCCCGCCTATGAAGGCTCGGTTGAGCCGCTGCGCAGCGGGATGGTGATCCAGTCCGATGTCATCCCGTCTCATCCCGTCTTCTACTCGACGCGGATGGAAGACGGCTACCTGCTGGCCGACGCCGCGCTTCAGAATGAGCTGCGCCGGCGTTGGCCGGATCTGATCGGGCGGTGCCTGCGGCGGCGCGATTTCATGAGAGACGTGCTCGGGCTTCCCGTACACGACGAGGTGCTGCCTCTGTCGAATCTCTGCGGCATCGTCCCGCCGTTCCTGCTGCGGCCCCGCCTCGTTTTTGCGCTATCCTGA
- a CDS encoding amino acid transporter, whose product MNLFARKPLEKILQESGADAHGHSLKRTLTATQLISLGIGAIIGAGIFSLTGVAAAQHAGPAVVLSFILAAIACAFAGFCYSEFATMIPVAGSAYTYAYATMGELLAWIIGWALVLEYAIGAATVSVSWSGYMVSILESFGIHLPQPLIHSPWDPVPGLINLPSVLIIWIISTILIIGIQESARFNALIVAVKLSVVILFIGIGYFFINYENYRPFLPENTTGEFGRYGWTGVLAAAGQIFFAYIGFDAVSTAAQEARNPKRDMPIGIVGSLAICTVLYILYAAVLTGVVNYRELNVAAPLAVAVDRMRSIPWLGFLMKLGSLAGLTSVMLVMLLGQSRVFYSMSRDGLLPEMFSELHERFATPWKSNLLLMIFVGALGAFTPIQQLGNLTSMGTLWAFTLVCAGVIIMRRTHPDTPRPFRTPMVPLVPILGMLFCLLLMFSLDRITKIAFLTWMTIGLFVYFGYSRSRSHLQLAIQEAASRR is encoded by the coding sequence ATGAATCTCTTCGCCCGAAAGCCCCTTGAAAAAATCCTCCAGGAATCCGGCGCTGACGCGCACGGCCACTCGCTGAAACGCACGCTCACCGCAACGCAACTGATTTCACTGGGCATTGGCGCCATCATCGGCGCCGGCATCTTTTCGCTGACCGGCGTGGCCGCCGCGCAGCATGCCGGGCCGGCCGTAGTGCTCAGCTTCATTCTGGCGGCCATCGCCTGCGCCTTCGCAGGCTTCTGCTACAGCGAGTTTGCAACGATGATCCCCGTGGCCGGCAGCGCCTATACATACGCCTACGCCACCATGGGCGAGCTGCTCGCCTGGATCATCGGCTGGGCGCTGGTGCTCGAATACGCCATCGGCGCCGCCACCGTGTCAGTGTCCTGGTCCGGCTACATGGTGTCGATTCTCGAATCGTTCGGCATCCACCTGCCGCAGCCGTTGATCCATTCGCCGTGGGATCCGGTGCCGGGCCTGATCAACCTGCCGAGCGTGCTGATCATCTGGATCATCTCCACCATCCTGATCATCGGCATCCAGGAGTCGGCGCGCTTCAACGCGCTGATCGTCGCCGTCAAGCTCAGCGTCGTCATCCTGTTCATCGGCATCGGCTACTTCTTCATCAACTACGAAAACTACCGCCCGTTCCTGCCCGAGAACACCACCGGCGAGTTCGGCCGCTACGGCTGGACCGGCGTGCTGGCCGCGGCCGGGCAGATCTTTTTCGCCTACATCGGCTTTGATGCGGTCTCCACGGCCGCGCAGGAGGCGCGCAATCCGAAGCGCGACATGCCCATCGGCATCGTCGGCTCGCTGGCCATCTGCACGGTGCTGTATATCCTCTATGCGGCGGTACTCACCGGCGTGGTCAACTACCGCGAGCTCAACGTCGCCGCGCCGCTGGCCGTGGCGGTGGACCGGATGAGGAGCATCCCGTGGCTCGGGTTCCTGATGAAGCTGGGCTCGCTGGCCGGGCTGACGTCGGTGATGCTGGTGATGCTGCTTGGCCAGTCGCGCGTGTTCTATTCAATGTCGCGCGACGGCCTGCTGCCGGAGATGTTTTCCGAACTGCACGAGCGCTTCGCCACGCCGTGGAAGTCCAACTTGCTCCTGATGATCTTCGTGGGCGCGCTGGGAGCGTTCACGCCCATCCAGCAGCTGGGCAACCTCACGTCGATGGGGACGCTGTGGGCGTTCACGCTCGTCTGCGCGGGCGTCATCATCATGCGGCGCACGCATCCGGACACGCCGCGGCCGTTTCGCACGCCCATGGTTCCGCTGGTGCCGATTCTCGGAATGCTGTTCTGTCTGCTGCTGATGTTCAGCCTGGACCGCATCACCAAGATCGCCTTCCTCACCTGGATGACCATCGGGCTGTTCGTCTACTTCGGCTACAGCCGCTCGCGCAGCCACCTGCAACTGGCGATTCAGGAGGCCGCTTCGCGCCGATGA
- a CDS encoding amino acid transporter, with product MDRTDTVTQPALAERLGLLDATTIVMGSMIGSGVFIVSADIARQVQSPALLMATWVVTALLTMTAALSYGELAAMMPRAGGQYVYLREAFGPLWGFLYGWTLFTVIQTGTLAAVAVAFAKFLGVFVPAVSADVWLVRLGPAGVNTQMLVAIGLILLLTWHNTRGIEAGARVQNIFTIAKVGALAGLIVAGVLWGRQPEAVARNFGRFWEVPWSGWDALRLTAVAMVGALFSSDAWNNVTFTAGEIRNPRRNLPLSLAFGVGIVSVIYLACNLVYLMALPLEAIQHAPEDRVATAVIAKILGPAATQVMALAVMVSTFGCLNGMIFAGARVYYAMARDGLFFAAAARVNPRTHTPNHSLWMQGAWAAFLTLTGRYSDLLDYVIFAVLLFYMLTIAGLFVLRRTRPDAGRPYRAFGYPLLPAAYIAAAAFIELMLLLYKPNYTWPGLLIVLTGIPVYAAWRKRRHSTSRSEA from the coding sequence ATGGATCGAACTGACACGGTGACACAGCCGGCGCTGGCCGAACGGCTGGGCCTGCTCGATGCGACCACCATCGTCATGGGGTCGATGATTGGCAGCGGCGTCTTCATCGTTTCGGCCGACATCGCGCGGCAGGTGCAGTCGCCGGCACTGCTGATGGCCACCTGGGTGGTCACCGCCCTGCTGACGATGACCGCCGCGCTCAGCTATGGCGAGCTGGCGGCGATGATGCCGCGCGCCGGCGGCCAGTATGTTTACCTGCGCGAGGCCTTCGGCCCGCTGTGGGGCTTCCTCTACGGCTGGACGCTGTTCACGGTGATCCAGACGGGGACGCTGGCGGCGGTGGCGGTGGCGTTTGCCAAGTTTCTCGGCGTCTTCGTGCCCGCAGTTTCGGCCGACGTCTGGCTGGTGCGGCTCGGCCCGGCAGGCGTCAACACGCAGATGCTGGTGGCGATCGGGCTCATCCTGCTGCTCACCTGGCACAACACGCGCGGCATTGAGGCGGGCGCCCGCGTGCAAAACATCTTCACCATCGCCAAGGTGGGCGCGCTGGCCGGACTGATTGTGGCGGGCGTGCTCTGGGGGCGCCAGCCGGAGGCGGTCGCGCGCAACTTCGGCCGCTTCTGGGAGGTGCCCTGGTCTGGCTGGGACGCGCTGCGGTTGACGGCCGTGGCGATGGTGGGCGCGCTGTTCAGCTCTGACGCCTGGAACAACGTCACCTTCACTGCCGGCGAGATCCGCAACCCGCGCCGCAACCTGCCGCTGTCGCTCGCGTTCGGGGTGGGCATCGTGTCAGTGATCTACCTGGCCTGCAACCTCGTCTACCTGATGGCGCTGCCGCTGGAAGCCATCCAGCATGCGCCGGAAGACCGGGTGGCGACGGCGGTGATCGCGAAGATCCTCGGCCCGGCGGCCACGCAGGTGATGGCGCTGGCGGTGATGGTGTCCACCTTCGGCTGCCTGAACGGAATGATCTTCGCCGGCGCGCGCGTCTACTATGCGATGGCGCGAGACGGGCTGTTTTTCGCCGCCGCGGCGCGGGTCAACCCGCGCACTCACACGCCAAACCACAGCCTCTGGATGCAGGGCGCCTGGGCGGCCTTCCTCACGCTCACCGGCCGCTACAGCGATCTGCTCGACTATGTTATCTTCGCTGTTTTGCTCTTTTACATGCTGACGATCGCCGGGCTGTTCGTGCTTCGCCGCACGCGCCCCGACGCCGGGCGCCCTTACCGCGCCTTTGGCTATCCGCTGCTGCCGGCCGCCTACATCGCCGCGGCGGCCTTTATTGAACTGATGCTGCTTCTGTACAAACCCAATTACACGTGGCCCGGGCTGCTGATCGTGCTCACCGGGATTCCCGTCTATGCAGCCTGGCGGAAGCGGCGCCACTCCACTTCGAGGTCCGAGGCATGA
- the thiE gene encoding thiamine-phosphate synthase, translated as MTERLELPRVYPIVDTAALARRGRDPLWFAEALLEGGARILQLRHKGHYSRAMFETASQLAVFCLRAGARLIIDDRADIAALLDAGVHLGQNDLPPTLARRVLGEARILGFSTHNEEQLCAAAAEPADYLAIGPVFETFSKENPDPALGLERLAALRPLTQRPLVAIGGITRDFARAVLNTGVDSIAVIGDLLPEEMTKATVRGRMEEWIELTR; from the coding sequence TTGACGGAAAGGCTGGAGCTCCCCCGCGTTTACCCGATTGTCGACACCGCCGCGCTCGCCCGGCGCGGCCGCGATCCGCTCTGGTTTGCCGAGGCGCTGCTTGAGGGCGGCGCGCGCATCCTGCAACTCCGCCATAAGGGACATTATTCCCGCGCCATGTTTGAAACAGCTTCGCAACTGGCTGTTTTCTGTCTGCGCGCCGGCGCGCGGCTCATCATCGACGACCGGGCCGACATCGCCGCGCTGCTGGATGCCGGCGTGCATCTCGGGCAGAACGACCTGCCGCCGACGCTGGCCCGGCGCGTGCTCGGCGAGGCGCGCATCCTCGGCTTTTCCACGCACAATGAGGAGCAGCTCTGCGCCGCTGCCGCCGAACCCGCCGACTACCTGGCCATCGGGCCCGTTTTCGAGACGTTCTCGAAGGAGAACCCGGATCCCGCGCTCGGGCTGGAGCGGCTGGCGGCGCTGCGGCCGCTGACGCAGCGGCCGCTGGTGGCCATCGGCGGCATCACGCGCGACTTTGCCCGCGCGGTGCTCAACACCGGCGTCGATTCAATTGCCGTCATCGGGGATCTGCTGCCCGAGGAGATGACCAAAGCCACTGTCAGGGGGCGGATGGAGGAATGGATCGAACTGACACGGTGA